Within Anticarsia gemmatalis isolate Benzon Research Colony breed Stoneville strain chromosome 15, ilAntGemm2 primary, whole genome shotgun sequence, the genomic segment ATCGAATCCGAAATTACTTATTCATTGGAAAAAGCGTAAAATAGCTGCTATCTCTCCCATTTTTTTGATATAACgaaactcaaattactttgTAACTAATTGTGTTGTCTACTTACAAGTATTGCGACACTGTTGTGGTGGTACACATCTTCCTAGATTATCATCAAATCGGAAGTTATCTTTGCAGGAACATCCAGGAGTACATACCGCTGCACACAGTTTATTACTACTATCACAATTCTGGGTACAAGTGTTGCTACATTCTGACGGATACGCGTTCACGTCACCGTTGCAACCCCTAGGACCTGGAATTGGGCGAGGTGGTGGAATCGGACGAGGTTCTGGAATGGGTCGTGGTGCCGGCGCTGGAATGGGACGAGGCGCCGGAGCTGGAATGGGACGTGGGACTGGAGCTGGAATGGGGCGTGGGGCAGGACCTGGTATGGGACGTGGTTCTGGGATTGGAACGGGTCGTGGTGCTGGAATTGGTACTGGGCGTGGGGCTGGACCAGGAATGGGACGAGGTGCTGGTTCTGGAATAGGCCTTGGTACTGGCGCGGGAATTGGCCTTGGTGCTGGACCAGGAATGGGACGAGGTGCTGGTTCTGAAATAGGCCTTGGTGCTGGCGCTGGAATAGGGCGTGGGGCCGGAGCAGGAATGGGTCTTGGGGCTGGACTAGGAATGGGACGTGGTTCTGGGATTGGAACGGGTCGTGGCTCTGGAATTGGTACCGGTCGTGGGGCTGGCGCTGGAATAGGTCTTGGCATTGGCGCCGGAATGGGGCGTGGGGCTGGACTAGGAATGGGACGCGGTGCTGGACCGGGCACTGGTCGTGGTCCTGGGATTGGTACTGGTCGTGGTGCTGGACCAGGAATGGGACGAGGTGCTGGCGATGGAATAGGCCTTGGTAGTGGCGCTGGAATGGGGCGTGGGGCAGGGCCTGGAATGGGACGTGGGGCCGGAATCGGTACTGGTCGCGGTgctgcaacaaaaaaaaaacaattcatgtAAGCACTATCTAACCAAAATGTTACACAGAATATTAAAGATCATGAacatattaggtattattaatatactaacatcTATTGGTACATTGTCCATTCAGCACACATCTTCCTAAATTATCATCATATACGAAGTTGTTCTTGCAGGAGCATCCAGTAACACATACTGCCGCACACATTCTGTTAGTGTCGCAGTTCTCTGTGCAAGTGTTGCTACATTCTGATGGAT encodes:
- the LOC142978905 gene encoding uncharacterized protein LOC142978905 isoform X2; the encoded protein is MYFLRILLVAVLAPAFVNTLSYAGCDGDINAFMSDCSNTCTQNCDINRMCIAACERGCSCRDDWVFDDNVGKCVPREQCSNRYPIPDVRPVPAPSPYPVPSPSVECNGDMNAYPSECSNTCTENCDTNRMCAAVCVTGCSCKNNFVYDDNLGRCVLNGQCTNRSPRPVPIPAPRPIPGPAPRPIPAPLPRPIPSPAPRPIPGPAPRPVPIPGPRPVPGPAPRPIPSPAPRPIPAPMPRPIPAPAPRPVPIPEPRPVPIPEPRPIPSPAPRPIPAPAPRPIPAPAPRPISEPAPRPIPGPAPRPIPAPVPRPIPEPAPRPIPGPAPRPVPIPAPRPVPIPEPRPIPGPAPRPIPAPVPRPIPAPAPRPIPAPAPRPIPEPRPIPPPRPIPGPRGCNGDVNAYPSECSNTCTQNCDSSNKLCAAVCTPGCSCKDNFRFDDNLGRCVPPQQCRNTFPPPSPPQPQECNGDVNAYPSECSNICIQNCDSSNKLCTTECIAGCSCKNNFLFDDNLGRCVSAQQCRNSFPPAPPATCGENAYPSDCSNTCTQNCNTGKSCTLSCNTGCSCKNNYLFDDYLGKCVEPRQCSNFVEDGAFYL
- the LOC142978905 gene encoding uncharacterized protein LOC142978905 isoform X1, translating into MYFLRILLVAVLAPAFVNTLSYAGCDGDINAFMSDCSNTCTQNCDINRMCIAACERGCSCRDDWVFDDNVGKCVPREQCSNRYPIPDVRPVPAPSPYPVPSPSVECNGDMNAYPSECSNTCTENCDTNRMCAAVCVTGCSCKNNFVYDDNLGRCVLNGQCTNRSPRPVPIPAPRPIPGPAPRPIPAPLPRPIPSPAPRPIPGPAPRPVPIPGPRPVPGPAPRPIPSPAPRPIPAPMPRPIPAPAPRPVPIPEPRPVPIPEPRPIPSPAPRPIPAPAPRPIPAPAPRPISEPAPRPIPGPAPRPIPAPVPRPIPEPAPRPIPGPAPRPVPIPAPRPVPIPEPRPIPGPAPRPIPAPVPRPIPAPAPRPIPAPAPRPIPEPRPIPPPRPIPGPRGCNGDVNAYPSECSNTCTQNCDSSNKLCAAVCTPGCSCKDNFRFDDNLGRCVPPQQCRNTFPPPSPPQPQECNGDVNAYPSECSNICIQNCDSSNKLCTTECIAGCSCKNNFLFDDNLGRCVSAQQCRNSFPPPSPPQPQGCNGDVNAYPSECSNTCTQNCDSSNKLCTTECIAGCSCKNNYLFDENLGRCVPARQCRNTFPPAPPATCGENAYPSDCSNTCTQNCNTGKSCTLSCNTGCSCKNNYLFDDYLGKCVEPRQCSNFVEDGAFYL